The following are from one region of the Abiotrophia defectiva ATCC 49176 genome:
- a CDS encoding TetR/AcrR family transcriptional regulator, giving the protein MTQKRQTQTKAAIKTALTQLLQEVGFEQLTVRQLCQRAGINRGTFYLHYQDKFDLMEQLKEETLTQLRTFFIENQEHNVHLVLVLEYIKENYDFIYALSQSNYLNFKATIREFMLQLFRREDPADLQAFLGRNFPINQKYALECVLSLVEGIINLWVSSGAKESPQEIRDIFGKVLDFTNW; this is encoded by the coding sequence ATGACTCAAAAACGCCAAACCCAAACCAAGGCTGCCATCAAAACGGCCCTAACCCAGCTCCTACAAGAAGTAGGCTTCGAGCAGCTGACCGTCCGCCAACTCTGCCAGCGGGCCGGCATTAACCGCGGCACTTTCTACCTGCACTACCAGGACAAGTTCGACCTCATGGAGCAACTCAAGGAAGAGACCCTGACCCAACTGCGCACTTTCTTCATTGAAAATCAGGAGCACAATGTCCACCTGGTGCTAGTCCTGGAGTATATTAAGGAAAATTACGACTTCATCTACGCCCTCTCCCAGAGCAACTATCTCAATTTCAAGGCCACCATCCGCGAATTCATGCTGCAACTCTTCCGGCGCGAAGACCCAGCCGATTTGCAGGCCTTTCTAGGCCGCAACTTCCCTATTAATCAAAAATACGCCCTGGAATGCGTCCTCAGCCTAGTCGAAGGCATCATCAACCTCTGGGTCAGCAGCGGCGCCAAAGAATCCCCCCAAGAAATCCGCGATATCTTTGGGAAGGTACTAGACTTTACTAACTGGTAA
- a CDS encoding ABC transporter ATP-binding protein: protein MAYIEVKDCCKYFPSGQGQITANKDLNFDIQQGELVIILGASGAGKSTLLNILGGMDTASQGEIWIDGQNIAAYSSHQRTDYRRYDVGFVFQFYNLVPNLTALENVELAAEIVPHAMDPAQALAAVGLSHRLDNFPAQLSGGEQQRVSIARALAKKPKLLLCDEPTGALDYQTGKQVLQILQDMSRQEGATVIIVTHNGALAPIADRVIRLHDAQIQSITVNDQPQNIGDLEY from the coding sequence ATGGCCTATATTGAAGTAAAAGATTGTTGTAAATACTTTCCATCGGGTCAGGGGCAAATTACAGCCAACAAAGACCTGAATTTTGACATCCAGCAGGGCGAGTTGGTCATCATACTAGGAGCTTCCGGCGCCGGCAAGTCTACCCTACTCAACATTCTGGGGGGCATGGACACGGCCAGCCAGGGGGAGATTTGGATTGACGGCCAGAACATCGCCGCCTACAGCAGCCACCAGCGGACCGACTACCGCCGCTATGACGTGGGCTTCGTCTTCCAGTTCTATAATCTGGTGCCCAATCTGACCGCGCTGGAAAATGTCGAGCTAGCCGCGGAAATCGTGCCCCATGCCATGGATCCAGCTCAGGCCCTGGCTGCCGTGGGTCTCAGCCACCGACTGGATAATTTTCCGGCCCAGCTATCGGGGGGCGAGCAACAACGGGTGTCCATCGCCCGCGCCCTAGCCAAGAAGCCCAAGCTCCTGCTCTGTGACGAGCCGACCGGGGCCCTGGACTACCAGACCGGCAAGCAGGTCCTGCAGATTCTTCAGGACATGTCCCGCCAGGAGGGGGCCACGGTCATTATCGTCACCCACAATGGGGCCCTGGCGCCTATCGCCGATCGGGTCATCCGCCTACACGACGCCCAAATTCAGTCGATCACGGTCAACGACCAGCCGCAAAATATTGGGGACTTGGAGTACTAG
- a CDS encoding FtsX-like permease family protein: MTKSTLFKEFWRSLGQTKGRFLSIVCLMMLGSFALVGLQAAPPDITQTASAYLEGLRVQDLTVLSDYGLSQADMEELAQLSGAQVEGGYLTDVVLDQTPEAWRIFSLTQDLAHYHLVAGRLPQASGEIALLSSLQGRFQLGDTVKLKESGNAKAMLKQTTFTITGFVNSGELGNQVLFGPSTAGSGTLAGYGVVTAQDFDSPVYTLARLRYDDLAGLNAYQARYWQLVDQHQADLEALLADNSAARLAQVQSQVQSQIDQGQSDLDSASEALASGSSQLASAESQWADQSSALDQAASQWASQDETLTQGQGQLASAQAALAQAKAQLESGAAALTSGQANLTAKAQELAQAKSQLDAAKSQLDSQAQTLASQSQALADGQAKLAAGQQALAAQEEALRQAGQDPDAQPDIQAARQALADQAQTLASAKSQLEAGQTQWQAANTSYQEGLARYQAGAAALATGQAQYDSQAVNYQAGLSQYQAGQAQLASQSATAQAGAQALESASQEISSGQEALASARQELDDQQAQFASKEAEAQASLKEGQADLDRAQDALAGLVTPKYRVYSRQTYPGDVEFYTSKLRTEGMANVGNVFPVVLYLVAALVTLTTMTRFMSEERLKAGLLQALGYGSGDILAKYLLYGLLSSGLGAVLGIVAGTYGLPYVLGHTLFATSTYPPIQLHFYWPLAALALGLSFLSSLLPIWWVARRELAETPAQLLLPKPPARGSRILLEWVTWFWRRLTFTQKVTARNIFRYKQRMLMTILGVAGSVALLFAGLGISSSFAGITERQFDQLVGYDLIVARQQHVNASQESDLASALAQADLAQTLDIQLQTGRQHLPGFKDQQEVTIMVAPDGGFGQLMTFYDAYSHDRLDLPDRGALISQKMAEKAGLKVGDRLTLEDPDGQPVSVTVAGIVELYAGHSVYLSRTAYEAAYGKSWAANAHLVQLTPEAKGDLAKVSARFMDLSGVRSVIQNSGIRHQIQVTVDSLALVMQILTLVSVLLAAVILYNLTTINVAERIRELSTIKVLGFHNREVTRYIYRETVALSLVGILFGLAGGWVLHRYLLGRISADFVQFNQNVAWTVYLTPVVAILLILAALGWLVDRQLRQVDMLEALKSVD; the protein is encoded by the coding sequence ATGACCAAGTCAACACTTTTCAAAGAATTCTGGCGTAGCCTTGGTCAGACCAAGGGGCGCTTCCTATCCATCGTATGCCTCATGATGCTGGGGTCCTTTGCCCTAGTGGGCTTGCAGGCTGCACCGCCGGACATCACCCAAACGGCCAGTGCCTACCTAGAGGGCTTGCGGGTTCAGGACCTGACCGTCCTGTCCGACTATGGCCTATCCCAAGCAGATATGGAGGAGCTGGCCCAGCTGTCGGGTGCCCAGGTCGAAGGGGGCTATCTGACCGACGTGGTGCTGGACCAGACACCTGAAGCCTGGCGGATCTTCAGCTTGACCCAGGACTTGGCCCACTATCATTTAGTAGCCGGCCGCCTGCCTCAAGCCTCGGGGGAAATTGCCCTTTTAAGCAGCCTGCAAGGCCGCTTTCAGCTAGGCGATACCGTCAAGCTAAAGGAGTCCGGCAATGCCAAAGCCATGCTCAAGCAGACGACCTTTACCATTACCGGCTTCGTCAACTCAGGCGAGCTGGGCAACCAGGTCCTCTTCGGTCCTTCAACGGCCGGCAGTGGGACCCTGGCTGGCTACGGGGTGGTGACGGCCCAGGACTTTGACAGTCCGGTCTACACTCTGGCCCGCCTGCGCTATGACGATTTGGCCGGGCTCAATGCCTATCAGGCCCGCTACTGGCAATTGGTGGACCAGCACCAGGCTGACTTGGAGGCTCTCCTAGCCGATAACAGCGCCGCCCGTTTGGCCCAAGTCCAATCCCAGGTCCAAAGCCAAATCGACCAGGGCCAGTCCGACCTAGATTCGGCCTCAGAGGCCCTGGCCTCAGGCTCCAGCCAGCTAGCCTCGGCTGAAAGCCAGTGGGCGGACCAGTCGTCTGCCTTGGACCAAGCGGCCAGCCAGTGGGCTAGCCAGGATGAAACTTTGACCCAGGGCCAAGGCCAACTAGCCAGCGCCCAAGCCGCCTTAGCCCAGGCCAAGGCCCAACTGGAAAGCGGGGCAGCCGCCCTGACCAGTGGCCAGGCCAATTTGACGGCCAAGGCCCAGGAACTGGCCCAAGCCAAGTCCCAATTAGACGCCGCCAAGAGCCAGCTGGACAGCCAGGCTCAAACCCTAGCCAGCCAGAGCCAGGCCTTGGCTGACGGCCAAGCCAAACTAGCCGCCGGTCAGCAGGCCCTGGCCGCCCAAGAAGAGGCCCTGCGCCAAGCCGGCCAGGACCCGGACGCCCAGCCGGACATTCAGGCCGCCCGCCAGGCTCTAGCTGATCAGGCCCAGACCCTGGCCAGCGCCAAAAGCCAACTTGAAGCCGGCCAAACCCAGTGGCAAGCCGCCAATACTAGCTACCAAGAAGGGCTGGCCCGCTACCAAGCAGGCGCCGCGGCCCTTGCCACGGGTCAGGCTCAATATGACAGTCAGGCTGTCAACTATCAAGCAGGCTTAAGCCAATACCAAGCCGGCCAGGCCCAATTGGCCAGCCAGTCGGCGACCGCCCAAGCCGGGGCCCAGGCCCTAGAGTCGGCTAGCCAGGAAATCAGCAGTGGCCAGGAAGCTCTGGCGTCTGCCCGCCAGGAGCTGGATGACCAGCAGGCTCAATTTGCCAGCAAGGAAGCGGAGGCCCAAGCCTCTCTCAAGGAAGGCCAGGCCGACCTTGACCGGGCCCAAGATGCCCTGGCCGGCCTGGTTACGCCTAAGTACCGGGTTTACAGCCGCCAGACCTATCCGGGCGATGTCGAGTTCTATACCAGCAAGCTGCGGACCGAGGGTATGGCCAATGTGGGCAATGTCTTCCCCGTGGTGCTCTACCTAGTGGCCGCCCTGGTGACCCTCACCACCATGACCCGCTTTATGAGCGAGGAAAGGTTGAAGGCCGGTCTCCTGCAAGCCCTGGGTTATGGCTCTGGCGATATCCTAGCCAAATACCTACTCTATGGCCTCCTGTCTAGTGGCCTAGGCGCCGTCTTGGGCATTGTGGCCGGAACCTATGGCCTGCCTTATGTCTTGGGCCATACGCTCTTTGCCACCTCGACCTATCCGCCTATTCAACTGCATTTCTACTGGCCGCTTGCGGCTCTGGCCCTGGGCCTGTCCTTCCTGTCCAGCCTGCTGCCTATCTGGTGGGTGGCCCGGCGCGAACTGGCTGAAACGCCAGCCCAGCTCCTGCTGCCTAAGCCACCGGCGCGCGGCAGCCGCATCTTGCTGGAGTGGGTGACCTGGTTCTGGCGCCGCCTAACCTTCACCCAGAAGGTGACAGCCCGCAACATCTTCCGCTACAAACAACGCATGCTCATGACTATCCTGGGGGTGGCCGGCTCGGTGGCCTTGCTCTTCGCGGGCCTGGGCATCTCCTCTTCCTTTGCCGGCATCACCGAGCGGCAATTTGACCAGCTGGTGGGCTATGACCTGATCGTGGCCCGTCAGCAGCATGTCAATGCCTCCCAGGAAAGCGACTTAGCCTCTGCCCTGGCTCAGGCTGACCTGGCTCAGACCCTGGACATTCAGCTGCAAACGGGTCGCCAGCACTTGCCTGGCTTCAAGGATCAGCAGGAAGTGACCATTATGGTGGCGCCTGATGGTGGCTTTGGCCAGCTCATGACCTTCTATGATGCCTATAGCCATGATCGCTTGGACCTGCCCGACCGGGGTGCCCTGATTAGCCAGAAAATGGCGGAGAAAGCCGGTCTTAAGGTAGGCGACCGCCTGACCCTGGAAGACCCCGACGGTCAGCCGGTCAGTGTAACGGTGGCGGGCATTGTCGAGCTTTATGCCGGCCACAGTGTCTACCTGAGCCGGACTGCCTATGAAGCCGCCTATGGCAAATCCTGGGCAGCCAACGCCCATTTGGTCCAGCTGACGCCTGAAGCCAAAGGCGACCTGGCTAAGGTCAGCGCCCGCTTTATGGATTTGAGCGGCGTGCGCTCGGTCATTCAGAACAGCGGCATCCGCCACCAAATCCAGGTGACAGTCGATTCCCTTGCCCTAGTCATGCAGATTTTGACCCTGGTTTCCGTCCTGCTGGCCGCCGTCATCCTCTATAATTTGACGACGATTAATGTGGCCGAGCGGATTCGGGAGCTGTCTACCATTAAGGTTCTGGGCTTCCACAATCGCGAAGTCACCCGCTACATCTACCGCGAGACCGTAGCCCTGTCCCTAGTCGGCATCCTCTTTGGCCTGGCCGGCGGCTGGGTCCTGCACCGCTATTTGCTGGGGCGCATCTCGGCAGATTTCGTCCAATTCAACCAAAATGTCGCCTGGACCGTCTACCTGACCCCAGTTGTGGCCATCCTTCTGATTCTAGCTGCCCTGGGCTGGCTAGTAGACCGCCAACTCCGCCAAGTCGACATGCTAGAAGCCCTGAAATCAGTAGATTAG
- a CDS encoding DUF2922 domain-containing protein, whose product MAEVKTTKKLDLNFKAADGKSKKISLAHAKDNLDANTVKSAMDTIVAKNIFEKDSVDQYASAKNANMVTRSVEEIYKAEN is encoded by the coding sequence ATGGCAGAAGTAAAAACTACCAAGAAGCTAGACCTCAACTTCAAGGCTGCTGACGGCAAGTCCAAGAAGATCAGTCTAGCTCACGCCAAGGACAACTTAGATGCCAACACGGTCAAGTCCGCCATGGACACGATTGTGGCTAAGAACATCTTCGAGAAGGACAGCGTCGACCAATATGCCAGCGCCAAGAATGCCAACATGGTGACACGATCCGTAGAAGAAATCTACAAGGCAGAAAACTAA
- a CDS encoding phage holin: protein MNLNNKYYDALKWLVLIFLPALAVLASGLGDLYGWALTSQLVATINLVAVFLGALIQKSSLDYWQKGGDDHGTGR from the coding sequence ATGAACTTAAACAATAAATACTATGATGCGCTCAAGTGGCTAGTACTAATCTTCTTACCCGCCTTGGCTGTCCTAGCTTCAGGACTAGGCGACCTCTATGGCTGGGCGCTTACCAGTCAACTAGTGGCCACCATTAACCTAGTCGCCGTCTTCCTAGGCGCACTAATTCAGAAGTCCAGCCTAGACTATTGGCAGAAGGGCGGTGACGACCATGGGACAGGCCGATAA
- a CDS encoding CHAP domain-containing protein has product MGQADKLIRVAQSYLGTSQWSDDHLAMVDAYNSVSPIPVGYAVQYSDDWCDIFVTVCGDEAGISHLIGRECGVPRHLAWFQEQGIWLGQEWPQAGDIVIFNFDGGPVDHIGIVERVQADGSISTLEGNYNGRVARAYYDWNHEAIAGYARPRYDQDNQESAPASSEDTSPSDDLITAVAWDVIRGEYGNGEERVRELTDAGYDYQTVQDRVNQLLN; this is encoded by the coding sequence ATGGGACAGGCCGATAAACTGATTAGAGTAGCCCAGAGCTACCTGGGCACTAGCCAATGGTCTGACGACCACCTAGCCATGGTAGATGCCTACAATTCAGTCAGCCCCATCCCAGTGGGCTATGCCGTCCAGTACAGTGACGACTGGTGCGACATCTTCGTTACCGTCTGCGGGGATGAAGCAGGCATTAGCCACCTAATCGGACGAGAGTGTGGCGTCCCACGCCATCTAGCTTGGTTCCAGGAACAAGGCATCTGGCTAGGGCAAGAATGGCCACAAGCCGGGGACATTGTCATCTTCAACTTCGATGGTGGCCCTGTCGACCACATTGGGATTGTAGAGCGAGTCCAAGCAGACGGATCCATTAGCACCCTAGAAGGCAATTACAATGGTCGAGTAGCCAGAGCCTACTATGACTGGAACCACGAGGCCATTGCGGGGTATGCCAGACCACGCTATGACCAGGACAATCAGGAGTCAGCCCCCGCATCATCGGAAGATACCTCACCTAGTGACGATCTCATCACTGCGGTAGCCTGGGATGTGATTCGGGGTGAGTATGGCAATGGGGAAGAGCGGGTCAGAGAGTTGACTGATGCGGGGTATGATTATCAGACTGTGCAGGATAGGGTTAACCAGTTACTAAACTAA